In Lolium rigidum isolate FL_2022 chromosome 3, APGP_CSIRO_Lrig_0.1, whole genome shotgun sequence, the genomic window aacgaatcaaaccttttataccattgtcttggagactgtttcaaacCATAAAGAGACCTCTTTaggttgcaaacaagatcctccttaccaggcacaacaaaaccttcaggttggtccatgtatatctcctcctcaagctcataatgcagaaaagcagtccttacatctagctgctcaagctcaagatcatgcatagccacaataccaaagaatgcacgaataaAACTATGCTTCataaccggagagaatacatcattataatcaatacctggaatttggctgaaaccttttgctactaaccttaccTTAAACCtgagaggctcattaggagacaaaccttcgtttcttttaaatatccacttacagcggacaaccttcttttgtttaggcaagagcacaacatcccatgtgccattcctgtcaagcgattgcatctcctctacatagcagaaatccacttcacgcggtcaacggatgcaacggcctcagtatatgtagcaggttcagtatcatgctccacctgtcagcacaactcaaagcatgatgaacaagattacattcttcaattaaacgaggaagtggacctttgttacgcctcggtctatcagcagcaatggaactatttgtttgctgcaaaacatgCGGTGAGTGTTGAACAAtagtgttatcattttcagcaacatcattttctttctcctccacgtgctccacctgcaagCTAATCCTCTATtgttcatcatcagaattatcagaAAAACCAACAACATCAGTAACATctatagatgaactcttataaaacatgacaacCTCATTAAAAactacattcctgctatgcaaaactttcttagtttcaggattccataacttgtatgccttaactcctgaaccataaccaagaaacacacacttaacagccctaggctctagctttccattatcaacatgagcataagcagtgcaaccgaaaactctcaactgtgaataatcagcagaTGAACCAGATCATATCTtgataggagttttcttatcaagcggaatgtaAGGTGatctgtttatcaagtaacaagcggtggaggctgcttcatccCAAAAACGTCTATGAataccagcattggacaacatgcagcgagccttggagatgatggttttgttcatcctctccgccacaccattctgctgaggagtatatgggatggtgtggtgcctgacaatgccttcgtcgctgcaataatcattgaaaacagtagaacaaaactccatgtcattgtcagtacgaagcaatataactttcttttctgtttgcttctctaccataactttctactttctaaaagcatcaaacacatcagatgttTCAAAAAGAAAGGTCACACTTTTCTGGAgtatcatctatgatagtaagcatgtaattctcaccaccaagagaagtcttgcggaaaggtccccacacatcagcatgcacatattctagaatccctttagtggtatgaacataagcattgaatttaactcttttatgcttaccaaaaatgcagtgctcacagaactcaaacttactcaaattgcagccatctagcaggtctctcatgtgcaattctgccatgtcatgttcactcatatgtccaagacacaTATGtcacagattagttttaccaggtttatcaggaataacagcagcagcagtaccagacaaagtgctacctctaagaacatataattttgcagaatttatatcaccaatcatgtgaacgagagaaccttttgataccttcagaactccgcgagaaccggagtgtttgtacccatcaacatcaacggtactgagagagatcagatttttggcgatgccaggtatgtgtctcacatctatCGGAGtgtgtgtcatgccatcatgcatcttgatctgaacggagccaatgcccacgatctcacgtgggttgttatgtcccatacgcacaacatctccactctgaacaaactcataagaactaaaccagtctttgttacagcaaatatgaaaaaacatgcagaatcaaggatccactcatcattaccagaaacacaaccagcaaacacaactaggcaatcgccatcagaattatcactggaaacaacagcagccttaccatcaccctcggATTTGTTTTTATATTGGTAAGTaccatttcttttctctttgttctgcaacttccagcaatcatcaatattgtggctagttttcttacaatacttgcagaacttacaaTCTTGTCTGTTGGACTTTGAGCaacctctgtcggtcttgctcttatctgtGTTGTAGttattgtagttgttgtttctgttctcggtcctgcctcggacctgcagtgcttctgccttagatgatgaaccctctgcctgcaccatagatttcatcttttccctctgctggagggcctcataaacttcggcatggttagttcatcacggttgtataacaaggtgtctcgaaaattcgcaagagaattaggcaacgagactaacagtataagagtgagatcctcatcatcatattttacctccatggacagcaaatcggaaacgatctctctaaagatcgataggtgattcatcattgacgcaccttcttgcagcttgtgcgagaacaacttcatcttcacgtgcatcttactggttagatctttggacatgcagatcgattccagtttcaaccacagcgccgcttcggatttctcagccagcatttcctgcaagatattattggatagatgaagctgaattaatgaaaaacCCTTACGgtatttcctcttttcatcgttggtccaggtcttggcatctttcttgccaaatccatcaagatCTTCATccaagagcttcatccagatcagaagattgggtaaggatcgccctcatcttcacttgccacagagaaaatctagtggtataatccagctgcggtagatcgaacttcaagaaagacatgtcgcaaaaccctagattgaaacacagGCTCTGATACcccttgttataaaagcgacaagcaaagaacgaagaacgataaaggtaaacacagcggagacacaagatttaacgtggaaaaccccttccaacacagaaggggaaaaaccacgggcgctagCCAGCAAAACTCCACTATATCGGGAAGTGTTTACAaaggccgtgggttatcttataatctgataaaccctagccggcggcttacaagatgtatatataggcggtgccaacgatccgtactataccgcggggggctgccgccccccgcaccccTCTTCGCAGGCGTCCCTGCATGCAGGGCACGGCGTATGGGCTAACTTCAGACtctgctacgcttcggcccaagactACCGGTAACGGGCCTcgatccgctcgtcagaagttagcctccctttagtatatgcatTTGGGTCATAATATAACAATTGTTATCATCTGTGTTGGGATTTTATCAAGATTGAGCTTGAATTTGTACCACTGTGGCCCACGAGCTTGCTAGACTAGCAAGTGGTTTAGGTCATTCTGTCTGGCTTGATGATCCCCCGAATCAATTAAACTTCTGATGTCAAGTGATGCAAATTGAAtaaagatgtatatatttgtcaaaAATAAAGTAGTATTGGCTAGCAAGAAGGAAAGTACCGAAGAAAGAACAATATACAGCCTAGGAAGATTTAATCGTGACTTTGAAATGTTGATGACCTACAAAATAATTTTCCATCTGTACCTCTTCGTTAAGAGTAGTGCAACTGCTACAATCAAATGTGAACAAATTTAATTGTAGCAACAGTCATTCTATCCGATAATGACAATATTATTCAGAGCATAAATAAGGGAACTGCACATTATTCTCAGAATCATGATGACAATCTGGTAACATGCATGCATGTAAAGTATGCACAACTGTGTAGACATTCACGTAATCAAGGACGCCGAACCAATTGACACTAGCGTGAACTGAACTCCCATTCGTCATAGTATTCGGTCTGCGGTGTCATCCTCACCCAGGGGTAGTCCATGTCCGGCGAAGAGAACTTGAGATCGTAGTCATCTGTTGGGTCGTGGGGGTGCCTGAGCATCTCGACCAGGGAGCACCTCGCACACAGCTCGTCATTCATCACAATGTTGAAGCAGTGGCGGATGTCGAGTGACTCCAGGAGTGGGCAGCCATCGAGGATGGCCGCCAGGCCACCGTTTGTGAGGCGTTTCGCGAAGAGCTGCAGCGATCGCAGCCCAGGCATCGTTGTGGCGATCGCAGCCGCCTCCCCATCTGCGGGTACTTGGCTGTGTTTAACGAATCGCTCGCTGCTCAGCCGGAGACGCTTCAGGAGTGGGCAGGCCTTGCCGGCAGCCGTACACGTCTTGGGGAAGTCCGCGCGGTAGTTCGAGAGCTCTAGCTCCTCTAGGAGAGTGAATTTTGTCATCGTTAACGCTAGAGGTGTGTCGTAGATCCAATCGCAATAGATGAGACGGAGGCTCTTCAGTGATAGCGCCCTGCAAAATAAGTATGTACCAGCTTCAGTCCGAATTAGGCTTGAGCAATAAGTTGATCATCATCTTGAGGGCATAAAGTATTATACATAAGAAAAAAGattctttttttcgataaagggaatatattaatatcaataagataccaattacacccagcctctgcaacaacgcaccaccctaatggcac contains:
- the LOC124698383 gene encoding putative F-box/LRR-repeat protein 23; translation: MAYPSSSHREESPPAPEQATRDWAELPRDALLTVLQKLGHVDILMGVAQVCGPWARAAREEPELWRRVDLRLHGRRLMPPRRANSMAREAVRRGAGQCQAFWAEGALDHSVISLLGDTSALSLKSLRLIYCDWIYDTPLALTMTKFTLLEELELSNYRADFPKTCTAAGKACPLLKRLRLSSERFVKHSQVPADGEAAAIATTMPGLRSLQLFAKRLTNGGLAAILDGCPLLESLDIRHCFNIVMNDELCARCSLVEMLRHPHDPTDDYDLKFSSPDMDYPWVRMTPQTEYYDEWEFSSR